In a single window of the Aquarana catesbeiana isolate 2022-GZ linkage group LG13, ASM4218655v1, whole genome shotgun sequence genome:
- the LOC141117636 gene encoding uncharacterized protein produces the protein MEGAPNPTKKVSSNKQTGAGWSDASQDQSLSSNQQSQTSDQQSRASDTTRGQQSSSQTSGQTQTSGQQSSSLTSGQTQTSGQQSSGPTSGQTQTSGQQSSSLTSGQQSQSSSQTTSGQQSQTSGPTQTCGQQSQTSDQTQTSNQQNQASGQQTQVDKTQSSGQQTGGSQQGSGWPSTCSSGSSSSGSSSTGSTSTSSGSSSTISGSSSTGSGSSSTVSGSSSTGSGSSSTVTGSSSIGSCSSSNQQSQAGGQQTQGNSGSQQGGQSQDQSSSYYFRQGRDKQQ, from the exons ATGGAAGGAG CACCAAACCCAACCAAGAAG GTCTCTAGCAACAAGCAGACTGGA GCAGGATGGAGTGATGCAAGCCAAGACCAGAGTTTGAGCAGCAATCAACAAAGCCAGACCAGTGATCAGCAGAGCAGGGCCAGCGATACAACTCGCGGTCAGCAGAGCAGCAGCCAGACCAGTGGTCAAACCCAAACCAGTGGTCAGCAGAGCAGTAGCCTGACCAGTGGTCAAACCCAAACCAGTGGTCAGCAGAGCAGTGGCCCGACCAGTGGTCAAACCCAAACCAGTGGTCAGCAGAGCAGCAGCCTGACCAGTGGTCAGCAGAGCCAGAGCAGTAGCCAAACTACCAGTGGTCAGCAAAGTCAGACCAGCGGGCCAACCCAAACCTGTGGCCAGCAGAGCCAGACCAGTGATCAAACTCAAACCTCTAATCAGCAGAACCAAGCCAGTGGCCAACAGACCCAGGTTGATAAAACTCAGAGCAGTGGACAGCAAACTGGTGGATCTCAACAAGGAAGTGGATGGCCAAGCACCTGCagcagcggcagcagcagcagcggcaGCAGCAGCACCGGTAGCACCAGCACCAGCAGCGGCAGCAGCAGCACCATCAGCGGCAGCAGCAGCACTGGCAGTGGCAGCAGCAGCACCGTCAGCGGCAGCAGCAGCACTGGCAGCGGCAGTAGCAGCACCGTCACCGGCAGCAGCAGCATTGGCAGCTGCAGCAGCAGCAACCAACAGAGCCAGGCTGGAGGTCAGCAGACTCAGGGCAATAGCGGAAGTCAACAAGGAGGGCAAAGTCAGGACCAGTCATCTTCTTATTACTTTAGGCAGGGAAGAGATAAGCAGCAGTAA